A stretch of the Deltaproteobacteria bacterium genome encodes the following:
- a CDS encoding SsrA-binding protein produces the protein MNNEGIKIVCQNRKARHQYHIESTVEAGLVLLGPEVKSLREARANITDGYVGFRYGEAWLYNVHISPYPYAVNAGKLDPTRARKLLLNRRELRKLMGKIQERGYTLIPLRIYFRNGKAKVELALAKGKKLYDKRETMRRKTLEREFQKDYKIR, from the coding sequence ATAAATAACGAAGGAATAAAGATCGTCTGCCAGAATCGTAAGGCCAGGCACCAGTATCATATAGAAAGTACCGTGGAGGCAGGCCTTGTCCTTCTCGGGCCGGAGGTCAAGTCCCTGAGGGAGGCAAGGGCCAACATTACTGATGGCTATGTGGGCTTCAGGTATGGCGAGGCGTGGCTCTACAATGTACACATATCTCCGTATCCCTATGCGGTCAATGCCGGTAAGCTGGACCCGACAAGGGCCAGGAAGCTCCTTCTTAATCGCAGGGAACTACGCAAGTTGATGGGAAAAATCCAGGAACGCGGATATACTCTGATACCGCTTCGTATTTATTTCAGGAATGGGAAAGCAAAAGTGGAGCTCGCCCTTGCCAAGGGTAAGAAATTATATGACAAGCGTGAGACCATGAGACGCAAAACCCTGGAACGGGAATTCCAGAAGGATTATAAGATACGGTAA
- a CDS encoding IS200/IS605 family transposase has product MSKEYRKGPHTIYDIQYHFVWVTKYRYHVLKGEVAFRTREIIRQTCEARNITILNGHVSRDHVHLHVSCPPELAPSKIVQYVKGRSSRLIQQEFPHLRKRYWGRHLWARGYFCATVGNVTEKMIAAYIASQEKASPKEAFTIAND; this is encoded by the coding sequence ATAAGCAAAGAATATCGCAAGGGGCCTCACACGATCTATGATATCCAGTATCATTTCGTATGGGTTACGAAATATCGTTATCATGTTTTGAAAGGAGAAGTGGCTTTTAGAACCAGGGAGATAATCCGTCAGACTTGTGAGGCCCGCAATATTACAATTCTTAATGGTCATGTTAGCAGGGATCATGTTCATCTGCATGTTTCATGTCCTCCAGAACTTGCTCCGAGCAAGATAGTTCAATATGTGAAAGGACGAAGTTCTCGACTGATTCAGCAAGAATTTCCGCATTTGCGTAAGAGATATTGGGGAAGGCATCTTTGGGCTCGCGGCTATTTTTGTGCAACAGTTGGGAATGTTACAGAAAAAATGATAGCCGCTTATATTGCAAGCCAAGAAAAGGCGAGCCCTAAAGAGGCCTTCACTATTGCTAATGACTAA